Part of the Streptomyces europaeiscabiei genome is shown below.
CCGGAGACCGGGTCCGTGACGGTCGTCGTCAGCAGCCTCGCCTCCCAGAACTCGCAGGCCCCCTTGAGCATCGGGTGGATGCGGGCGAGATGGGTGCGGTCCTGGGTGAACTCGTAGTGCTCGTAGAGGGAGTTGCACAGCCAGGCGTTGCCGGCGGGGTGCCACCACCAGCCCATGCCGCCGTGGATGTTGGTGGAGATGGCGACGGTCCAGCCCGCGAGCTTCCCGGTGGGGTTGCGGTAGCGGTTGCGGGGGTCGTCGAAGCGGGTGCGGGTGAGTTCGGTCCACGAGGGCAGCTGGGCCAGGCAGTAGTCGGTGAAGGCGTCGAAGCAGTCGGAGAGGGCGGCCCGGTCGGCCATCCAGTAGTTCATCTGGAGGTTGATGTCGGTGTGGTAGTCGCCCATCCAGTCCGGGTCGTTGCCGTCGAGCCACAGGCCCTGGAGGTTCAGCGGCAGACTGCCGCGCGAGCCGGCGATCATCAGGTAGCGCCCGAACTGCAGGTAGGCCGCTTCGAGTTCGGGGTCGGGCGTGTCGTCGGTGTGCCGTGCCCCGATCCGCTCCCAGGTGTCCATGCCTCGTTGCAAGGGGCTGGATGTGCCGAGCGACACGTCCATGCGCTCGAACAGCTCGCGGTGGTCGGCGACATGGGTGTGCAGCAGGGTGGCCGCGGAGTGTTCGGCGGCGTCGAGGACCTTACCGCGGGCCAGCCTGCGCGGGTCGAGCGACGGGGCGCGGTAGCCGGTGGCCGGGTCGGGCGCGTAGTTCGTGCCGCCTGCGACGATCACCGTCAGGCTTCGGCAGTTCCGGAAGGAGATCCGCGCCCCGACGACGGCGACGGTCCCGCCGCTGCCGTACGCGGTGACGGCCGCCCCCGTACCGCAGCCCGTTCGCGAACTGTGCACCGAAGGACGCGTACCGGCCCGACCGCGTGCCCGTGGTGGCCTCGCCGTGGGTGCCGTCCAGGCTGATGTCGCCGCTGTAGCGCCCGCCGCCGTCCTGGGTGAAGTGCAGGACGATGACGTCGTCGGGCCCGCTGGCGAACACCTGGCGTCGGTACGTCACGCCGGAGCGCACGTAGGCGGCCGTGACCAGGCCCTGGCGGAGGTCGAGGGCGCGCCGGTACCCGGAGACGGCCGAGAGGTCGTGGTCGGGATGTCGACGGTCAGCTTGCCCAGCAGGGTGAACGACCCGAAGTTCTCACGGGCGTAGGGGAATTGGCCGTCGTCGTCCAGGGTCGGGTTGAGGTCTCCGGTCCACAGGGTGGCGTCGGTGAGGAACAGCCGTTCCCGGCCGGGGTCGTTGCCCACGAGCGCCCCGAGGCGGCCGTTGCCGACCGGGAGGCCCTGAGTGATCATCGAGCCGTCGTCGGCGGGTGCCTGCCACCACAGTTCGGTGGTGCCGCCCTGGCCCTCGGGCAGCATCGGGGAGCCGACGGGTCTCGCGGGTGCGGCGGAGGCGGAGAAGGCGGGCAGCACGCCGAGGGCGGTCAGGGCTCCGCCGGCGGCGGCGACGGAGAGCAGGCCGCGTCTGCCGGGGAGGGTTCGCAGCGAATCGGGGCGTGGAGTGTCCATGGTTGCGCTCCCTTGCGAGGCCGTCCGTCAGGACAGGTTCGGAACGTCGAGCCGGTCGATGTCCGGGGCGTAGCCGTCGCCGCTGTCGAAGGTGACGGTGTTGGCGCCGGCCTTCAGGTTGAGCGGCACACTCACCGTCTCGACGGTCCCCCAGTCGCCCGTGGAGGGGAACCTGTGCCCGGTGGCACCGCCGCTGTTGGCCGAGATCCGCACGGACCGCGCATCACCGCTGACGTAGGAGATGTCCACGACGTACCGTCCCGCCTTCGCGACCGTGACGCCGTTCATGGTGAGCCTGCCGCCGAGGTAGAGGCTGCCGACCTTCCTGTCGCCGGAGCAGGCGCCGCAGTCGGCCACAGAGGCGTTGCCGGCGAGGGTGTTGGTCCCCGCCTCCGCCTCGTAGGCCGTCTTCGTCAGGGCCGGGCCCTGCGGGGTGACGGTGAACAGCCGCGAGCCGTGCGCGGGGAGCGCCTGCGTGACCTTGTCCTTGTACACGCCTAGGTTCTCGCGGTTCCACAGGTCGCGGACCTTCGCCTTGCCGGAGAAGCCGAGGGCGGACCAGTCGGCGCTCACGGACGCGGGCGCCTCGCCGAGGTTGAACAGGGCGACCGTGAAGCCACCGTCGGGGTTCTTCGCCGCCCAGACCTGCTGGTCGTCGGAGGGGGTGAGGGGCCTGGCGGGCGGGGCGCCGCCCCGGTTGACCGCGATGACCTCCTTGTTGGTGAGGAGCGAGAGCCCGTAGGAGTCGAGGCGCGTCAGGTCGTCGCCGGTGTAGAGGGGCGACTTGGCGATGGCCCACAGGGTGGCGTAGCTCTGCCGTTCGGCCTTGGTGAGCCCGTCCATCTCGCCGTTGCCGACGTTGAGGGAGTCCAGGTCGTTCCAGCCGCCGGGGCCGGCGTGGCGCGTCCAGGCGGGGTGTCGTCCCAGCGGTCCTCGACGGAGTTCTCCCAGGTGACGATATTTTCTGCTGTCAATAAAAGAAGCAGGACTTGCCGGTTCGAGCCCCTTGCCACAACTCCGGCATCCCGGGGGTGTGTTGATCACCCTGGGTGGCAGGAAGATCTTCTCTCTGCCGCCACGGATCGGCGACCGACCTGAAGGGGCCGACGGGCCGGGGCCCCACTCCACCCCGGCCTGCCCGAGCGCTATGCGACGCCGACGGGCCGAGACCGGACCCCGCTCCGTCCCGTCAAGCGGAACGTTTCATCCAGTCGATCAAGCCGGTCGAGACGGTCGAGACGGTCCGGCCACCCCGGGCGATCCGAACGGTCCGCCCTGTCCAGCCAGTCCGTCCGCAGCGCGAGAATTCCCGCACGCAACGCCGTGACGACGAGGTGCGTTCGGTTCTTCGCGCACAGCTTCTCCCTGATGCTGCGCATGTGGGCAGCCACGGTGCGGGGGGAGATCGACAGCCGCTGGGACATGTCCGCGTCCGACATGCCGTGGGCCGCCAGAAGAAGGATCTCCAGTTCCCGGGCGCTGAGTCGGCCGGAGCTGTCCACTGCCATGGGGTGCCTGCCTTGTTCGGAGGGGGTCGAGGACCCGTGGGTCGTCCCCGTGGGTCGTCCGTCTGGTGCGCTGTGACTCTTCCGTGACATCCGGTGCCCGGCCATCGACCATTCGACCGATACCCGGCAGTAGTCATCGGCCGATCGACCCCGGCCTTTCCGCCACGGGCGCCGCTATCGCCGGGAAAGTGTCAACCGCCCGATTCGGCACGGTCATCGGGTCCGCCGGCTTCCGCGGACGGCCGGACCGGTCACGTGATCCGTGGCATGCTCGGCCCCGTGAGCAGCACCCCCACACGCGTGATGATTGCCGACGATCAGGATCTGGTCCGGGCCGGCTTCCGTCTCATCCTCGACGCCCAGGAAGGCATCGAAGTGGTCGGAGAGGCCGCCGACGGGCTCGCGTGCGTGGAGTTGGCGCGCGTGCTGCGGCCGGACGTGTGCCTGGTGGACGTCCGGATGCCCAAGCTGGACGGACTGGAGGTGACCCGACTGCTGGCCGGGCCGGGGGCGACGCACCCGACGCACGTCGTGGTCGTCACCAGCTTCGACCAGGACGACTACCTCAATGTGGCGCTGCGCAACGGAGCATGCGGCTTCCTGTTGAAGGACGCCGCCCCCGCGTTGCTGATCGAGGCGGTGCGGGCGGCGGCGCGGGGCGACGCGCTGGTGTCGCCCGGGGTGACCGTCCGGCTGCTGAGGCAGCTGGAGGAGCGGACGTCGGCTCCGGCGGATGGCACCGGGGTGCCCGAATCCTCGCTCAGCGCACGGGAGCTGGAGGTCGCCCGGCTGGTCGCGGTGGGCCGCACCAATCAGGAGATCAGCGACGAGCTGTGCCTGTCCCTGTCCACGGTGAAGACCCATCTGGGCCACATCCACCACAAGCTGGGCGTGCGCAATCGGGTCGAGGTGGCCGCGTGGGCGTGGGCCAACGGGACCGTGCGGACGGGGCGTTGACGGGGATGCCGTGATCATCTTGTGGATGATCTGTGTCCCTCCCCACAGATCGATCCACCGTCTGCGAGCAAGGCATGTGCATGCCTAGCCTGCGGTTGTATGACAACCTCGTCACTCGCGGCACTTTCGGCACAAGCGACCCAGCCGCACCTCGGCCCGCTGCGGTTACCCGTGCGGCAGCTGAAGCACCGCGCTCTGTATCCGGCTCTGGGCGTGCTGTGGCTGCTCGACGTCGGCATCATCGTGTCGCAGCAGCGCGGCCCCCTCGACTGGCTGCCGCTCGTGACCGGCCCCGTCGCCCTGGCGCTGGTGCTCGTGCCGGAACCGCGGCTGAGCACCGAGTGGCGGGCGGGGATCTCCGCTGGCGCCTCGACGGTGGTGACGCTGGGCACCGCCCTGATGGGGCTGGCCCTGCCCGCGTGGGGGCTGTTGGAGACGGCGTGCATGCTGGTCCTGCTCGCCCGCACCTGCCGCAACGTCACCCGGCCCGGCGTCGTCCTCGCCCTGTCCGCCGCGATAGGGGCCAGCATCATCGACGAACCCCTGCGCACCGGGGGTACAGGCATCACCCTGACGTACCCCTTCCTGCTGACGTTCGCCGTCGGCGGGGCCGTCGGAGCAGGGTGTCACCTGCGCACCCTGGACGCCCGGCGTCGCCGTACGGTCGCCGCCGTACGGCTCGCCGAGCGCATGCAACTCGCCCGGGACCTGCATGACTTCGTCGCCCACCACGTGACGGGCATCATCGCGCAGGCACACGCCGCCGGGGTGATCCACGAGACTTCGCCCCAGCAGGTCGGCCCCATCCTGGACAACATCGCCGAGGCCGGGCAGCGGACGATGGACTCCATGCGCCGCCTGATCAGTGTGCTGCGCGAGGACCGCGAGCAGAGTGCCATCGAGTACCCCGAGACGCCCTACGCCGAACTCACCAAACTGGTCTCGGCGTTCAGCGGACAGGGCGACGGATCGACCGCCCAGCTGGAGATCACCGGAGTCGCCCGCAGGAGCACACTGCTGCCCGAGGTGGGCTGCGCGGTGCACCGCGTGGTGCAGGAGGCGCTGACCAACGTACGGCGGCACGCACCGGGCACCCAGGCGACGGTGCGCGTCCATCTCACCCGCGGCGACCTGCTCCGGGTCGACGTGTACAACAACGGGCCGGAGCGGCGTGTCTCCCGTCCCACGGGCGGGCGCGGCGGCTACGGCCTGATCGGGCTGCGCGAGCGGGCGGAGGCGGTCGGCGGCTCCCTGACCGCAGGGCCGGCCGACGACGGCGGCTGGTGGCTCATCGCCCATTTCCCGGTACTTCCGGAAGCCCCACCCGAGGACATGGAGAAGTCGGAGAAGTCCGCCGCTTCGGTGTCCCGCCGCCCGGCCGGACGCCATGCCAAGCCGAATGCCCATACGGAACCAGAACCGGACATGAGTTGGGACGCGGGTTAGTACTGCGGCACCGGTCGGTCCGGGGCGTGAATTAGGCAATTCTGCGAATCGCGCCGGGACGGCCCACCCCCTAAGGTCGAAGAGCCAAAGGCGCCGGGACGGCCTTCTCACGTCCCGCAGAGTGGTGAATCGGCCCGGACCGGGTCCCTCAAGGGCCCGTTCCACCGTTCCACCGTTCTCCCGTCCGCCCCCTTCGCCACTTCGCGAACCGGCGAACCGGCGAACCGGTGCCCAACGTCGAGGAGACGCAGGAGACGTATGACTACGGCCGTCGTGGTGGGCAGCGGTCCGAACGGTCTCGCAGCCGCCGTGTTCCTGGCCCGGGAGGGCATCGAGGTCACCGTCCTGGAGGCCGCCGACACGATCGGCGGCGGCACCCGCACCAGTGAACTGACCCCGGGCCTCCTGCACGACCACTGCTCCGCCACCCACCCCATGGCGGTCGGCTCGCCCTTCCTGCGGAGCCTCGACCTCGGCCGGCACGGGCTCACCTGGTGCCTGCCGGACATCGACTGCGTGCATCCGCTGGACTCCGGCGAGGCCGGGGTCCTGCACCGGTCGGTGGAGGAGACGGCCGACGGCCTCGGCGGTGTGGACGGACGACGGTGGCGGCGGATGTTCGGGCCGCTCACGAACGGCTACGACGCGCTGGCCGAGGACCTCATGCGGCCGCTCACACACGTGCCTCGTCATCCGCTGCGCCTGGCGGCCTTCGGGCCGCAGGCCCTGCTGCCCGCCGCCGCGGTGGCCCGGCTGTGGCGGTCGCGGACCGCCCGCGCGCTCTTCGCCGGCGTGGCCGCGCACGCCTTCCGCCCGTTCCACCGGCCGGCCAGCGCAGCGGTCGGCCTGACGATCATCGCCGCGGGTCACCGGCACGGCTGGCCCGTGGCCGCGGGCGGTTCCCGGGCCATCAGCGACGCGCTCGCGGCGCAGCTCACGGAGTTCGGCGGCCGGATCGAGACCGGTGTGCGGGTGCGCTCCCCGGCCGATCTGCCCCCGGCCGACGTGGTCCTCTTCGACCTCGTGCCCCGCACGGTCGCCGACATCCTGGGCGACCGGCTGCCGGGGCGGGTCGCGCGCGCCTACCGCCGTTACCGCCACGGGCCCGGAGCCTTCAAGGTCGACTTCGCGGTCGAGGGCGGCGTCCCGTGGACCAGCGAGGCGGCCCGCCGGGCCGGCACCGTCCACCTCGGCGGGACGTTCGAGGAGGTCGCCGGCACCGAGCGGACGATCCACGCCGGACGCATGCCGGAGCGGCCCTTCGTCCTCGTCGGCCAGCAGTACCTGGCCGATCCCAGCCGTTCGAAGGGCGACCTCCACCCGGTCTGGACCTACGCCCACGTCCCGCACGGCTTCGACGGCGACGCGACCGAGGCAATCGTCGGGCAGATCGAGCGGTTCGCGCCGGGGTTCCGTGAGCGTGTTCTCGGCATGGCCGTCCGCCCGCCGGCCGCGTTCGAGGACTACAACCCGAACTACGTCGGCGGGGACATCGTCACCGGGGCGAACACCGCCCTCCAGCTGGCGATGCGCCCCCGCGTGGCCCTCGACCCGTACCGCACGGGGGTCCCCGGGATGTACATCTGCTCCGCCGCGTCACCACCGGGCGCCGGCGCCCACGGCATGTGCGGCGCGAACGCCGCCGCGTCGGCCCTGCGTCACCTCGGGCGGCGACGCAGCGAGGGATGAGACGGGGAGACGGCCCCGTCCCGCACCTGTCCACGAAAAGGCCTGGACCGTTTCGGTCCAGGCCTTTTCCATGCCCGGTCCAGACCTTGCCCGCGCCTCGCGGGATTTCCCTACGGATACGAAAGAAGGCGCCCAACAATAGGCATTTTTATCGATGCGAAGGCGGGCGGCGAGAGCCTAGTGTTTTCTCCATAAGGGCACCGGAAGAAAAGAACTTCCGAAGTCCCGAGAGCGAGAGGATCAAAGAAATGAGCAGCATCGAGAACGCGCTGAACAGCGTGGAAATCCCCGTCGAGGGTGTCGTCTACGTCGCCGCTCGCCCGACCCTGGGCACCCCGCGGATCGCCCGGGTGGGCAACAGGCTGGGCGGGCTCGCCCAGGCTGCCGAGGGCGTCGGGGCCATCGGGGCGCTGGCCACCGCCGCGGTCGGTGTCGCCCAGGCCGCGGAGGCCAACAACCTGGCGGCGGAGGCCAACGCCCAGAACGCGGCCGCCCTCGCGGCGGTCGGTGGCGCGCCCGCGGCCTGACACCGGCGGTGAACACAAGGAACCCGCTGTCGGACCAGAGGGCTGTTCTGGTCCGGCAGCGGGTTCCTCCGCACGTGAAAAACGTGCTCAAAAGTACCAGGAAAAGAGGTTCCATGAAACTCGTACGAAGGATCAATTCCGCGGTGCCGGGCAGGGTCGCCTCCGCGGTGTTCAGCCCGATACCGGTGGGCCGGGACCGTGCGCTGGGCCTGTCGGAGCGGCTGGCCGCCGCGACGAGCCTCACCTCGTCCCTCGAGTACCTCACCCAGCGCCACGAGATGGACAAGGGAGGCATGAACGACTGGGAGATCGCCAAGGACAGCATCGCCCACGCGAACCCTCTCGTGCGCCGGCTGATCGACATCGCCAGCGGACCACGGACCACGACGGCACTGCACGTCACACGGGCCGCGGTCGCCACCGCCATGCTGCTACCCGGCAAGTCGGGTTGGCGCGGTGCGGGCAGCCTCTTCCTCGGTGCGACCTCCGCCCTCCTCGGCCCCCGCCAGCACTACGGGAGCGACGGCGCCGACCAGGTGGCGACCCTCGTGCAACTCGCCACCGGCGGCGCCCGCCTGGTGCCCTCGCCGGCCGCCAAGGACGCCCTGCTCTGGTACGTCGCCCTGCAGTCCAACCTCTCCTACCTGGTCTCCGGCTGGGTCAAGCTGCTCGGCCCGGACTGGCGCGACGGCTCCGCACTTCCGGGCGTGATGCGCACCCACACCTACGGCCACGAGGGCATGCACACCTGGATCCGGAACAACCCCCGGGCCGCCAAGCTGCTCGCCCACAGTGTGCTGGCGCTGGAGTGCCTCTTCCCGCTCGCCTACCTCAAAGGCGGCAAGCTGACCCGTCCCGTCCTGGCGAGCGCCGCCGCGTTCCACCTGGCCAACGGCTACTTCATGGGGCTCGGCAGGTTCGCCACCGCGTTCCCCGCGATGCACCCCCTGATCGCCTACACCGCGGCCCCCCGCACCCACCCCGCCGTCGCGGGACGCGACGACCGCGCCCTGCCGGCCGCGCTCACCGTGCTCGCCGGGGCGACGGCGGCCGCGGCCGTCACCGCCGTGCAACGGCGCATGCGCGCCACCGAGGGCTGGCGGACCTCACGCGTGCTGACGACCCGACACGGCAACCGGCTCCAGTACGAGGAGATGTCGGCGGGCGACACCGACCGGCCGGTCTTCGTGCTCGCCGCCGGCCTGCTGTCCACCAGCGAGCACTACGCCTGGATCAGCGAGCGGCTGTCCTACGAGACCACGTACGGCGTCATCAGCTACGCCCGCGCCGGATACGCCGGAAGCCGCCGCCGGGCGGTCACCGCCTACCGGCTGACGGAGTCCGTCGACGACCTCGTCGACCTGGTGAACGGGGCCGTGGCACCGCACCGCAAGGTGATCCTGGTCGGCCACTCGATCGGCGGCGAACTCGCCCGTCGTGCCGTCCAGCACCTCGGCGACCGGGTGCACGGCGTCGTCTACCTCGACCCCTCACACCCGGACCAGTTCAACCGCTCCGCCCAGCAGCGGGTGACCGGCGCCGCTCTGGGCAGCACCTTCGCGTCCATGAGCCGGGCACTGCGCCTCGGCACCGGGGCCCTGCTGACCCGCCCGTGGTGGATCAAGGAACTGCCCGCCGCCTACCACGACAAGGTCTTCGCCCAGTACGGGGACACCCGGATGTGGTACGCGGCCCGCCGCGAATGGGCCGCCCTGCAGGAGGACTTCAAGACCTTCTCCGGGCCGCTCGACCGGATCGACGGTGTGCCCGGCCTGGTGATCTCCGCCCAGCGGACCGTGGACCGCGACCCCGAGCAACTGCTCATGCACCGGGAACTGGCCGAGGCCCACCGCCGGGCACCCGGCGAGACGGTGGTCGTCGAGGGCGCGGGACACGACTCCCTGCTGATCAACAGCCGTTACGCCCACCAGGTCACCGACCGCGTCCTGGCGTTCTTCCAGGGCGTCGAGGAACGTGCCCGGGCACCCCGGCCGGCCCGGTCCGTCACTCTCGCCAAGGAGACCACGCGATGAGCACCCCCCGACGTTTCCCGCCGCGGAACCCGTTCACCGGCGAGGGCGCGGCCTGGCGGATCGCCGGCGCCGCCATGCTGGTCGTCACCGTCGCCGGCCAGCACCCCTTCGAGCAGTTCTCCCGGTTCCGTGCCAAGGACGTGCTGTCCCTGGTGCCGAACTGGCGGTTCTTCGCCCCCAACCCCTGTATGCACGACAGTCACTTCCTGTACCGCACGGTGGACGCGGACGGCGGCGCCTCTCCGTGGCACGACGCGTTCGCGACGGAGACCCGCAAGCCCCAGCACATCGTGTGGTTCCCCACTCGCCGCGCGGACAAGGGAATGGTCGACGCCTGCGCCGACATCCTGCCGACCCTGGAGTTCGGCGGCTTCGAGGGGGCCGCGCGCACGCCCGGGTACCGGATGATCACCGAGAACCTGCGCGTCCTCATCAGGTCCCGGGGGCCCGTGCCCGAGGACGTCCGGGGCTTCCAGTTCGCCCTGGCCAAGGCCACCGGCTACGACACGCGTCACCGTCCCTCGCTGCTGTTCGTGTCCCCGTTCGTCCCCCTCGACCCCCAGGCCCCGGGCACCCCGTTGACGCGGACCCCGGCCAAGACCCCCGCAAAGGTGTGACCCATGGACAACGCGACCCCCTTCATCCTCCTCGGCATCCTGATATTCGCGGTCGGCCTGCTCAAAGCGGGCCTGCGGCTGGCCAGGGACCGCGCGGAATCGGACGAGGACGGCAGGGAACACGAGTGAACCGGGCGCGGACGGCCACCGCGGGGCCGGGGGCGCGCGATGAGTGACCGTCCGGTCGGCCGGGGGCGGCACACCCGCCCGCAGGATCCGCCGGTGAACCTGGAGAAGGAGGGCGACCCCGGTGGCGGCAAGCGTGCCACGCACCGGGCGGTCCCCCAGCTGAATCTGCACCTGCTGTGGGGCGAGGGAGCGAAACCCTGGCGGGCCATGGGCCGGCACCGCCGACTGGTCCTGCTCGGCATCCTCCTGGGCCTGCTGGGAGCCGCGACGTCCCTGGCCCAGCCCGCGGTCATCGGCGGACTGGTCGCCGCCGTCGGAGAGGGGCGCTCGCTGACCGGCCCGATCATGGTGGGCGCGGCACTGTTCATCGCCGACGCGATGCTCGGCGCGGCCCACTCCTACGTCATCGGGCTGGCCGGGGAGAACATCGTCTACGACATCCGCCGGACCCTGGCCTCGCGGCTGCTGCGCTCCCGGTTCAAGGCGTACAGCGGGCTGCAGCAGGGCGACGTGTTCTCCCGGATGGTCAGCGACACCATGCTCGCCCGCTCCACCATGACCCACGCGATCGACAGCATCCTCAACAACAGCTTCCTGGTCATCGGCGGGATCGCCCTGATGGCCTGGATCGACACCGTGCTCCTCACCGCCACCCTGGTCTGCCTCGGCGCGACCAGCATCGTCTCGCTCTATCTGGCGCGCGGCGTACGGAAGGTGTCAGTGCTCAACCAGGCCGACCTGGGCACCTTCGGTTCCGCCCTGCTGCGGGTGCTGGGGGCGATGCCCACCGTGAAGGCGTCCCGGGCCGAGGCCCGGGAGGCCGAGGGGATAGCGGCCATCGCCCGGCGGGCCCGGAAGTCGGGGATCAAGGTGACGGTGATGTCGTCGCTGCTCGACCCGACCATGAGCATCGGCACCCAGCTGGCCCTGACGGTGGTCATCGGTCTGGGCGCGGCGCGCACCGCGACCGGGGCGATGCCCACCGCAGATCTGACGGCATTCATCCTCTACCTGTTCTACCTGGTGGCGCCGTTGCTGACACTGTTCGAGTCGATCGCGCAGTTCCAGATCGGCAGGGCGTCGGTGGAACGGCTCGCGGAGCTCGGCAAGATCGAGGTCGAGACGGACCCGGACGGCAGCCGGCCCGACGAACGGCCGTCCGGCGCCCGCCCGTTCGGGCGCGGGTACGAACCCGGACTCGTCTTCGACAGCGTCCGGTTCGCCTATCCGGGCAGCGAGAAGGTCGTCCTCGACGGGGTCTCCTTCACCATCCCGTCGGAGGGACTGACCGCCGT
Proteins encoded:
- a CDS encoding response regulator transcription factor, with amino-acid sequence MAVDSSGRLSARELEILLLAAHGMSDADMSQRLSISPRTVAAHMRSIREKLCAKNRTHLVVTALRAGILALRTDWLDRADRSDRPGWPDRLDRLDRLDRLDETFRLTGRSGVRSRPVGVA
- a CDS encoding response regulator transcription factor; the encoded protein is MLGPVSSTPTRVMIADDQDLVRAGFRLILDAQEGIEVVGEAADGLACVELARVLRPDVCLVDVRMPKLDGLEVTRLLAGPGATHPTHVVVVTSFDQDDYLNVALRNGACGFLLKDAAPALLIEAVRAAARGDALVSPGVTVRLLRQLEERTSAPADGTGVPESSLSARELEVARLVAVGRTNQEISDELCLSLSTVKTHLGHIHHKLGVRNRVEVAAWAWANGTVRTGR
- a CDS encoding sensor histidine kinase, whose product is MTTSSLAALSAQATQPHLGPLRLPVRQLKHRALYPALGVLWLLDVGIIVSQQRGPLDWLPLVTGPVALALVLVPEPRLSTEWRAGISAGASTVVTLGTALMGLALPAWGLLETACMLVLLARTCRNVTRPGVVLALSAAIGASIIDEPLRTGGTGITLTYPFLLTFAVGGAVGAGCHLRTLDARRRRTVAAVRLAERMQLARDLHDFVAHHVTGIIAQAHAAGVIHETSPQQVGPILDNIAEAGQRTMDSMRRLISVLREDREQSAIEYPETPYAELTKLVSAFSGQGDGSTAQLEITGVARRSTLLPEVGCAVHRVVQEALTNVRRHAPGTQATVRVHLTRGDLLRVDVYNNGPERRVSRPTGGRGGYGLIGLRERAEAVGGSLTAGPADDGGWWLIAHFPVLPEAPPEDMEKSEKSAASVSRRPAGRHAKPNAHTEPEPDMSWDAG
- a CDS encoding phytoene desaturase family protein — its product is MTTAVVVGSGPNGLAAAVFLAREGIEVTVLEAADTIGGGTRTSELTPGLLHDHCSATHPMAVGSPFLRSLDLGRHGLTWCLPDIDCVHPLDSGEAGVLHRSVEETADGLGGVDGRRWRRMFGPLTNGYDALAEDLMRPLTHVPRHPLRLAAFGPQALLPAAAVARLWRSRTARALFAGVAAHAFRPFHRPASAAVGLTIIAAGHRHGWPVAAGGSRAISDALAAQLTEFGGRIETGVRVRSPADLPPADVVLFDLVPRTVADILGDRLPGRVARAYRRYRHGPGAFKVDFAVEGGVPWTSEAARRAGTVHLGGTFEEVAGTERTIHAGRMPERPFVLVGQQYLADPSRSKGDLHPVWTYAHVPHGFDGDATEAIVGQIERFAPGFRERVLGMAVRPPAAFEDYNPNYVGGDIVTGANTALQLAMRPRVALDPYRTGVPGMYICSAASPPGAGAHGMCGANAAASALRHLGRRRSEG
- a CDS encoding alpha/beta fold hydrolase, with product MKLVRRINSAVPGRVASAVFSPIPVGRDRALGLSERLAAATSLTSSLEYLTQRHEMDKGGMNDWEIAKDSIAHANPLVRRLIDIASGPRTTTALHVTRAAVATAMLLPGKSGWRGAGSLFLGATSALLGPRQHYGSDGADQVATLVQLATGGARLVPSPAAKDALLWYVALQSNLSYLVSGWVKLLGPDWRDGSALPGVMRTHTYGHEGMHTWIRNNPRAAKLLAHSVLALECLFPLAYLKGGKLTRPVLASAAAFHLANGYFMGLGRFATAFPAMHPLIAYTAAPRTHPAVAGRDDRALPAALTVLAGATAAAAVTAVQRRMRATEGWRTSRVLTTRHGNRLQYEEMSAGDTDRPVFVLAAGLLSTSEHYAWISERLSYETTYGVISYARAGYAGSRRRAVTAYRLTESVDDLVDLVNGAVAPHRKVILVGHSIGGELARRAVQHLGDRVHGVVYLDPSHPDQFNRSAQQRVTGAALGSTFASMSRALRLGTGALLTRPWWIKELPAAYHDKVFAQYGDTRMWYAARREWAALQEDFKTFSGPLDRIDGVPGLVISAQRTVDRDPEQLLMHRELAEAHRRAPGETVVVEGAGHDSLLINSRYAHQVTDRVLAFFQGVEERARAPRPARSVTLAKETTR
- a CDS encoding ABC transporter ATP-binding protein; amino-acid sequence: MSDRPVGRGRHTRPQDPPVNLEKEGDPGGGKRATHRAVPQLNLHLLWGEGAKPWRAMGRHRRLVLLGILLGLLGAATSLAQPAVIGGLVAAVGEGRSLTGPIMVGAALFIADAMLGAAHSYVIGLAGENIVYDIRRTLASRLLRSRFKAYSGLQQGDVFSRMVSDTMLARSTMTHAIDSILNNSFLVIGGIALMAWIDTVLLTATLVCLGATSIVSLYLARGVRKVSVLNQADLGTFGSALLRVLGAMPTVKASRAEAREAEGIAAIARRARKSGIKVTVMSSLLDPTMSIGTQLALTVVIGLGAARTATGAMPTADLTAFILYLFYLVAPLLTLFESIAQFQIGRASVERLAELGKIEVETDPDGSRPDERPSGARPFGRGYEPGLVFDSVRFAYPGSEKVVLDGVSFTIPSEGLTAVVGPSGGGKSTVFQLIERLFDPVSGAISIDGTDISDLPLNQLRSIVGYVDQDHTLLRGTVRANLTYSAPDADDKDIAEALRMANLTEVIAALPRGLDTELGDRGAGLSGGQRQRLAIARTLLQAPRFLLLDEATANLDTESENALRDSITMISGFCAVIAIAHRLSTVTEARQIVVLDRGRVHAVGTHDELHRNSDLYRRLARLQELSDVAS